One part of the Xanthocytophaga agilis genome encodes these proteins:
- a CDS encoding SDR family oxidoreductase, with protein sequence MFSLTHKTAVITGGGSGIGQAIARLFAKQGAEVIILDLNETGASQTVTDILREGGKAVFYRCDVSDQSEVKKVLDLASKVDILVNSAGVSHVGKLENTSEADFDRIFRVNVKGVYNCMSVAVEKMKKQGGGVILNLASVASSVGIPDRFAYSMSKGAVLTMTLSVARDYIDQKIRCNCISPGRVHTPFVDDFLKKNYAGQEKEMFEKLAKTQPIGRMGTPEEMATLALYLCSDEAGFVTGADYSIDGGFVSLK encoded by the coding sequence ATGTTTTCTCTTACTCATAAAACAGCTGTCATCACAGGCGGAGGCAGTGGCATTGGGCAGGCAATAGCCCGTTTATTTGCCAAACAAGGTGCCGAAGTTATTATTCTGGATCTGAATGAAACAGGTGCCAGCCAAACTGTAACTGATATTCTCAGAGAAGGTGGCAAAGCTGTATTTTACCGTTGTGATGTATCAGATCAGTCTGAAGTAAAGAAAGTGCTTGATCTGGCATCCAAAGTAGATATTCTGGTTAATAGTGCCGGCGTCTCTCATGTCGGAAAGCTTGAAAACACCTCTGAAGCAGATTTTGACCGCATTTTCAGGGTAAATGTAAAGGGCGTCTATAATTGTATGTCTGTTGCAGTTGAAAAAATGAAAAAGCAAGGAGGAGGCGTCATCCTGAATCTCGCGTCAGTTGCTTCTTCAGTAGGTATACCGGATCGGTTTGCCTATTCAATGAGTAAAGGAGCGGTGCTAACAATGACTCTCTCTGTAGCAAGAGATTACATTGATCAGAAGATACGTTGTAACTGCATTTCACCAGGACGTGTACACACACCGTTTGTGGATGACTTCCTGAAAAAGAATTATGCAGGGCAGGAAAAGGAGATGTTCGAAAAACTGGCAAAGACTCAACCTATAGGCCGAATGGGTACACCAGAAGAGATGGCAACCCTGGCATTGTATCTCTGTTCAGATGAAGCTGGATTTGTAACAGGTGCAGATTATTCCATAGATGGAGGATTTGTTTCTCTTAAATAA
- a CDS encoding tetratricopeptide repeat protein, with product MNRLEQLFDFLKEDPNDPFTLYAIATEYLKSDVQKALTYYEKLLTEHPDYVGTYYHAAKLYADLGRNEEAENTFKKGIEVSEAAGNRNANRELKGAYQQFLDDLE from the coding sequence ATGAACAGACTTGAGCAACTATTTGATTTTCTGAAGGAAGATCCCAATGATCCTTTTACTTTATATGCCATAGCAACCGAATACCTGAAATCTGATGTGCAGAAGGCTCTGACGTATTATGAAAAGCTCCTGACAGAGCATCCGGATTATGTAGGCACCTACTACCATGCCGCTAAATTATATGCAGACTTAGGACGCAATGAAGAGGCAGAGAACACCTTTAAGAAAGGAATCGAAGTAAGTGAAGCTGCTGGCAACCGAAATGCAAACAGAGAATTAAAAGGAGCTTACCAGCAATTTCTGGATGATCTGGAATAA
- a CDS encoding electron transfer flavoprotein subunit beta/FixA family protein: MKILVCITHVPDTTTKIAFTDNNTKLNKAGVQFITGPYDDYALSRAIELKEAQGGTVTVLNVGEADTEPTIRKALAVGADDAIRINAEPTDAYFVAEQIANIARQNSYDLILMGRESIDFNGGQVHGIVGEMLGIPSVSPVMKLDIEGTTAKMAREIEGGKEYVEVSLPLVAGCQEPIAEWKIPNMRGIMSARTKPLQVIEPSSKDTLTQVAEFQLPAPKGAVKMIPAENAEQLISLLKNEAKVI, encoded by the coding sequence ATGAAAATCTTAGTCTGTATTACTCATGTTCCCGACACGACAACTAAAATTGCCTTTACTGATAATAATACCAAATTAAATAAGGCTGGAGTACAGTTTATTACAGGTCCCTATGATGATTATGCATTATCTCGTGCTATTGAATTGAAGGAAGCTCAAGGAGGAACCGTAACAGTTCTGAATGTAGGAGAAGCCGATACAGAACCAACAATTCGCAAAGCACTGGCAGTAGGAGCTGATGACGCTATCCGCATCAATGCAGAGCCAACAGATGCTTATTTTGTTGCAGAACAGATTGCCAATATAGCCCGTCAAAATAGCTACGATCTGATTCTGATGGGTAGAGAATCCATCGACTTCAATGGTGGTCAGGTTCATGGTATTGTGGGCGAGATGCTGGGTATTCCATCTGTTTCACCTGTAATGAAACTGGATATTGAAGGTACTACAGCCAAGATGGCACGTGAGATTGAAGGTGGAAAAGAATATGTGGAAGTATCTCTCCCACTGGTGGCTGGCTGTCAGGAGCCTATTGCGGAATGGAAAATACCTAATATGCGTGGTATTATGTCGGCCCGCACAAAACCTCTTCAGGTTATAGAACCATCTTCTAAAGACACACTTACTCAAGTTGCCGAGTTTCAGTTGCCTGCTCCTAAAGGTGCGGTTAAAATGATACCAGCTGAAAATGCAGAACAACTAATTTCTCTACTAAAAAATGAAGCGAAAGTAATATAA
- a CDS encoding electron transfer flavoprotein subunit alpha/FixB family protein — protein sequence MSVLVFIETAEGAVKKSALEATGYAAEIAKKTGSTTIAIVIGTIDAGELDSVGKSGANKILHATDDRLNVPSSQSYATVIAQAAEKENAEVVVLAKSALTDAIGARLAAKLKAGLASNVTELPDLSNGFKVKRSIYTGKAFAVTEMKSAKKILTIKKNVFTPEETGSVAPIEAFTPTLSEAEFAIKVTGEEKASGEISLTEADIVVSGGRGLKGPENWGIIEELAHALHAATGCSKPVSDLGWRPHHEHVGQTGIKVSPNLYIAVGISGAIQHLAGVNSSKVIVVINKDPEAPFFKAADYGIVGDAFDVLPRLTKAVQAAK from the coding sequence ATGTCTGTTCTTGTTTTTATAGAAACTGCTGAAGGCGCAGTTAAAAAATCAGCCTTGGAAGCCACAGGATATGCGGCAGAAATAGCAAAAAAAACAGGTAGCACTACCATAGCTATTGTCATTGGAACAATTGATGCAGGCGAACTGGATAGTGTAGGAAAGTCGGGAGCCAATAAAATTCTGCATGCTACAGATGATCGCTTGAATGTACCAAGTAGTCAGTCATATGCCACTGTGATAGCACAGGCTGCAGAAAAAGAAAATGCTGAAGTTGTAGTTCTGGCCAAATCAGCATTAACAGATGCTATTGGTGCAAGACTGGCAGCTAAATTAAAGGCGGGCCTTGCTTCTAATGTTACAGAACTACCAGACCTGAGCAATGGGTTTAAAGTGAAACGCAGCATTTACACCGGAAAGGCTTTTGCAGTAACCGAAATGAAATCTGCCAAAAAGATTCTGACCATTAAGAAAAATGTGTTTACACCAGAAGAAACAGGCAGTGTAGCTCCCATTGAAGCGTTTACACCTACTTTATCTGAGGCAGAGTTTGCTATTAAAGTCACAGGCGAAGAGAAAGCTTCAGGAGAAATCTCTCTGACTGAAGCAGATATCGTTGTATCCGGAGGCCGTGGTCTGAAAGGTCCGGAAAACTGGGGGATCATTGAAGAGCTGGCACATGCATTACATGCAGCAACCGGATGTTCTAAACCTGTATCAGATTTAGGATGGAGGCCACATCACGAACACGTAGGACAAACTGGGATCAAGGTAAGCCCGAACCTGTATATAGCAGTAGGTATTTCCGGAGCCATTCAGCACCTGGCAGGCGTCAATTCCTCTAAGGTGATTGTAGTTATAAACAAAGATCCGGAAGCACCATTCTTCAAAGCAGCTGATTATGGCATTGTGGGGGATGCATTTGATGTACTTCCCCGCCTGACTAAAGCAGTGCAGGCTGCCAAATAA
- a CDS encoding bifunctional nuclease family protein, whose amino-acid sequence MDKIKLEILGLSSSQSQSGSFALVLGEERGNRRLPIIIGMFEAQAIAIEIEKIVPNRPMTHDLFKSFAQSFKFSILEIVISDLREGVFYAKIVCTDGVKMIDIDARPSDAIAIGLRFGVPIYTFEPILSEAGIVLTEPEEDETLVSKDEETKKNPVKKSGTSEQLKDISSDQLKTMLDEALEKEDYERAAKIRDELNKRN is encoded by the coding sequence GTGGATAAAATTAAATTAGAAATATTAGGACTATCTTCCAGTCAATCACAGTCAGGGTCTTTTGCATTGGTGTTAGGTGAAGAACGTGGCAACCGCCGTTTACCAATTATTATTGGCATGTTTGAGGCTCAGGCTATTGCTATTGAAATTGAGAAAATTGTTCCCAACCGGCCTATGACTCATGATTTGTTTAAGTCATTTGCACAATCCTTTAAATTTTCTATTCTGGAGATTGTGATATCTGACTTGCGCGAAGGAGTATTCTATGCAAAGATTGTGTGTACAGATGGAGTAAAGATGATAGATATTGATGCTCGGCCATCAGATGCCATTGCTATTGGGCTAAGATTTGGAGTGCCTATCTATACTTTTGAACCAATTTTATCAGAAGCAGGCATTGTACTTACAGAGCCAGAAGAAGACGAAACATTAGTAAGTAAAGATGAAGAAACAAAGAAGAATCCTGTAAAAAAATCGGGTACTTCTGAACAACTGAAAGATATCTCCAGTGATCAGCTAAAGACAATGCTGGATGAGGCGCTGGAAAAAGAAGATTATGAACGTGCCGCTAAAATCCGTGATGAATTGAATAAAAGAAACTAA
- a CDS encoding thiol-activated cytolysin family protein, which produces MYSNLLQSRKLISGFLLVIVYFVSSCKKEETDPFTQNVSSLINSLEYDPAKLLNVQNIGNEPDKRVETGSENGASSQSGGYITTCGKTIYTLQTNKEAITILRPLHGNIWPGALVKGNASLLDGDPDTIKIARNPVTIKIDLPGIGNNGSVTVDNPSDTAIQNAVTNALNWWNANAYQEGYVNPNYTSYKTAPSYSAQQVAMDLNMNTTWANSTIASQFNYPSSSAKKVAMMVVKQGFYTASMPEPNSPAVVFGQDSDIATIDETISKIKAVVSNEAPPAYIQTVTYGRVILFRMETSLSVTPEDVEVALQYATGVTSVSGDTETKVKNILANATITLVSIGKNATVNSRSLSARSYGELAGYINDKNSLYTIQNPGVPIQYTVRFLKDNQVARMGYTTQYTIEACTRTLVPEAAVSLTNNTGTQGGIGWDVQYTLSFKDKDNADQKLESGTIEKGANKSVTLPAGSYKITMEAEYKDINKWKSLGKQSWEIATKGCFEAYGNWELFGKKGPEFRSITCQ; this is translated from the coding sequence ATGTATTCAAACTTGTTACAATCCCGAAAACTGATTTCTGGCTTTCTACTTGTAATTGTCTACTTTGTTAGTAGCTGCAAAAAAGAAGAAACAGATCCTTTCACCCAGAATGTGAGTTCATTGATTAATTCCCTGGAATACGATCCGGCTAAATTGCTCAATGTTCAGAATATAGGCAATGAGCCTGATAAACGTGTAGAAACAGGTTCTGAAAATGGAGCATCCAGTCAATCTGGGGGATATATTACTACATGTGGAAAGACTATTTACACTTTGCAGACTAACAAAGAAGCTATTACCATACTTCGGCCTTTGCATGGAAACATCTGGCCTGGGGCATTGGTAAAAGGAAATGCTTCTCTATTGGATGGTGATCCGGATACAATAAAAATTGCCCGAAATCCTGTGACTATCAAGATAGATCTGCCAGGCATAGGAAACAATGGCTCTGTAACAGTCGATAACCCTTCAGATACAGCTATACAGAACGCTGTTACGAATGCCTTGAACTGGTGGAATGCAAACGCCTATCAGGAAGGATATGTAAATCCAAACTATACTTCGTATAAGACAGCACCTTCCTATTCTGCCCAGCAAGTAGCAATGGATCTGAATATGAATACAACCTGGGCAAACAGTACTATTGCCTCCCAATTTAATTATCCATCATCTTCAGCGAAGAAAGTTGCCATGATGGTGGTAAAACAAGGCTTTTATACAGCTTCAATGCCAGAACCCAATTCGCCTGCAGTTGTATTTGGTCAGGATAGTGACATTGCCACTATTGATGAAACTATTTCTAAAATCAAAGCGGTAGTTAGTAATGAGGCTCCTCCTGCCTATATTCAGACCGTGACATATGGACGTGTAATTCTGTTTCGTATGGAGACATCATTGTCTGTTACTCCCGAAGATGTAGAGGTTGCCTTACAATATGCAACTGGTGTAACGAGTGTAAGTGGGGATACAGAGACCAAAGTGAAAAATATTCTGGCCAATGCTACTATTACATTGGTAAGCATTGGGAAAAATGCTACTGTAAATTCAAGATCTTTGAGTGCACGAAGTTATGGCGAACTGGCAGGATATATAAATGATAAAAATAGCTTGTATACAATTCAGAATCCAGGTGTTCCTATCCAGTATACTGTACGCTTTTTGAAAGACAATCAGGTAGCCCGTATGGGATACACAACACAATATACTATAGAAGCATGTACTCGTACTTTAGTTCCTGAAGCTGCTGTTTCTTTAACAAATAATACAGGAACCCAGGGAGGCATAGGTTGGGATGTGCAGTATACCTTATCTTTTAAGGATAAAGATAATGCAGATCAGAAGCTGGAAAGTGGAACCATTGAAAAAGGAGCTAACAAATCAGTCACACTGCCTGCTGGTAGTTATAAAATTACTATGGAAGCAGAGTACAAAGATATAAACAAGTGGAAGAGCTTAGGAAAACAAAGTTGGGAAATAGCTACAAAAGGATGTTTTGAGGCTTATGGTAATTGGGAACTTTTTGGAAAGAAAGGTCCGGAATTTCGTTCCATTACCTGTCAGTAA
- a CDS encoding APC family permease, which produces MSEKPQKSLTLLDSVMLIMGSMIGSGIFIVAADMTRDLQSPGLLILAWIVTGFMTFAGALSYGELAGMMPQAGGQYVYLKEAFNPLVAFMYGWTFFAVIQTGTIAAVAVAFAKFTGVFLPMISAENYIIDSAFLKISTQQVLAIFCIVLLTFSNFRSIKTGALIQNLFTFAKIGSLVAIILLGIYIAFTKSEVTQSIWDFNRADGQSLPMLALVGIFFSAMVGSLFSSDAWNNITFTAGEVKNPQRNVPLALAIGTASVSLIYIFINITYVSSLSLTEIQNAPADRVATVLMEKIVGEKGVFFIAAMVMVSTFGCINGLILAGGRVYYAMAIDKLFFKQAARLNRNGVPANALVFQGIWACALTLSGSYNSLLDYVMFATVLFYILTILGVFILRAKQPNALRPYKAWGYPVLPALYILLASGFCISALYYNYQYTLIGLGIVLVGIPIYYLIKTGFNHKQAEKIA; this is translated from the coding sequence ATGTCTGAAAAACCACAGAAATCACTTACTCTACTTGATTCGGTTATGCTCATTATGGGCTCTATGATCGGGTCAGGGATCTTTATTGTTGCAGCAGATATGACTCGCGACCTACAATCGCCTGGTTTGCTGATACTTGCCTGGATCGTTACCGGATTTATGACATTTGCTGGTGCACTTAGTTATGGCGAGCTGGCTGGTATGATGCCTCAGGCTGGAGGGCAGTATGTGTATCTGAAAGAAGCCTTTAACCCATTGGTTGCTTTTATGTATGGCTGGACTTTTTTTGCAGTCATTCAGACTGGAACCATTGCTGCTGTAGCAGTAGCTTTTGCCAAGTTTACAGGTGTATTCTTGCCGATGATATCGGCAGAAAATTATATCATTGACTCTGCTTTTTTGAAAATATCAACACAACAAGTATTGGCTATTTTTTGTATAGTTCTGCTGACATTCTCAAATTTTAGAAGTATTAAAACAGGGGCCTTGATACAGAATCTGTTTACGTTTGCCAAGATAGGATCACTGGTAGCTATCATTTTGTTGGGTATATACATTGCCTTTACCAAGTCCGAAGTAACACAGAGCATATGGGATTTTAACAGAGCGGATGGACAAAGTCTACCTATGCTGGCTTTAGTAGGCATCTTTTTCTCGGCTATGGTTGGTTCTTTGTTTTCATCAGATGCCTGGAATAATATCACCTTTACTGCCGGGGAAGTAAAAAATCCGCAACGCAATGTACCTCTGGCGTTGGCCATTGGCACTGCCTCGGTAAGTCTGATCTACATTTTTATCAACATTACGTATGTGAGTAGTCTTTCGCTAACTGAAATACAAAATGCTCCTGCAGATCGTGTTGCTACTGTATTAATGGAAAAGATTGTAGGTGAAAAAGGTGTATTCTTTATTGCAGCTATGGTTATGGTTTCTACCTTTGGCTGTATCAATGGATTGATTCTGGCTGGAGGACGTGTGTATTATGCTATGGCAATTGATAAGCTTTTCTTCAAACAGGCTGCTCGTCTCAACCGTAACGGTGTACCTGCCAATGCATTGGTTTTTCAGGGAATATGGGCTTGTGCACTCACACTGAGTGGAAGTTATAACAGCCTGCTGGATTATGTTATGTTTGCTACCGTACTCTTTTATATTCTCACTATTTTGGGAGTCTTTATATTACGTGCCAAACAACCTAATGCATTGCGTCCCTATAAAGCGTGGGGATATCCCGTATTGCCTGCTCTATATATCTTATTGGCTAGTGGGTTTTGTATTAGTGCATTGTATTATAACTATCAATACACCTTGATAGGGTTGGGCATTGTGTTGGTTGGTATCCCAATATATTACCTTATCAAGACGGGCTTTAACCATAAGCAAGCGGAGAAAATAGCATAA
- a CDS encoding NupC/NupG family nucleoside CNT transporter: MIYLRGVFGLAFLIAVAYMFSSNRKAIDWKLVGTGILLQLIFGLLVIKVDVVADGFDWISRGFVRFLDFSAEGAKFLFGDLTKDFAANDPKATHHLGYLFAFRALPTIIFFSAVTSGLYYLGILQKVVYGIAWVMSRTMRLSGAESFSAAGNIFLGQTEAPLLVRPFVPTMTRSELLCLMIGGMANIAGSVMGAYVNFLGGDSPESKAEFAAHLLSASIMSAPAGILISKILLPETESIDQKLVVHKEQLGVNIIDAMSIGAADGLKLALNVGGMLIAFIAVVYMVNAGLSSIGDITGLNAWVKASTEGTFKEFSLEYIFGQVFRLFAFVMGIEWKDTLLVGSLLGQKTVINEFVAYLNLAEMQRTGVISRRSVTISTYALCSFANFSSIAIQVGGIGNMAPNQQGNLSKLGMTALLGGTLTTMMTATIAGTLIEE, translated from the coding sequence ATGATTTATCTTAGAGGAGTCTTTGGACTAGCTTTTTTGATTGCCGTTGCGTATATGTTTTCATCCAATCGCAAGGCCATTGACTGGAAACTAGTCGGAACTGGTATTTTACTACAATTGATTTTTGGATTACTGGTTATAAAAGTGGATGTTGTAGCAGATGGATTTGACTGGATTAGCCGGGGATTCGTTCGCTTTCTGGACTTCTCTGCAGAAGGAGCCAAGTTCCTGTTTGGAGATCTGACTAAAGACTTTGCAGCCAATGATCCTAAAGCCACCCATCATTTAGGCTATTTATTCGCATTCAGGGCATTGCCCACTATCATTTTCTTCTCAGCCGTAACTTCTGGCTTATATTATCTGGGTATATTACAAAAGGTAGTATATGGGATTGCCTGGGTTATGTCGCGCACGATGCGTCTTTCCGGAGCGGAAAGTTTCTCTGCTGCCGGCAACATATTTCTGGGTCAAACAGAAGCTCCTTTGCTGGTACGTCCTTTTGTTCCTACTATGACACGTTCAGAACTACTCTGTCTGATGATAGGCGGAATGGCCAATATTGCAGGGAGTGTCATGGGAGCCTATGTTAACTTTCTGGGAGGAGATAGCCCCGAATCCAAAGCAGAATTTGCGGCCCATCTCCTGAGTGCTTCTATTATGAGTGCACCTGCTGGTATTTTAATCTCTAAAATATTGCTTCCAGAAACTGAAAGCATAGATCAAAAGCTTGTTGTACACAAAGAGCAATTGGGTGTTAATATTATTGATGCCATGTCTATTGGAGCCGCAGATGGACTAAAACTTGCACTCAATGTAGGTGGCATGCTAATAGCCTTTATTGCAGTTGTCTATATGGTCAATGCTGGTTTATCCAGTATAGGAGACATTACAGGTCTGAATGCATGGGTGAAAGCCTCAACGGAAGGTACATTCAAAGAGTTTTCGCTGGAATACATTTTTGGTCAGGTTTTCCGACTTTTTGCCTTTGTGATGGGTATAGAATGGAAGGACACCTTACTGGTAGGCAGCTTGCTTGGACAGAAAACAGTCATCAACGAATTTGTAGCCTATCTTAATCTGGCAGAAATGCAACGTACAGGAGTAATCTCACGCCGTTCTGTAACGATTTCCACCTATGCATTGTGTTCGTTTGCCAACTTCAGTTCTATCGCTATCCAGGTAGGTGGAATTGGCAATATGGCTCCTAATCAACAAGGAAATCTTTCCAAACTAGGAATGACTGCACTATTGGGTGGCACATTAACAACCATGATGACAGCAACCATTGCAGGCACTCTGATTGAAGAGTAA
- a CDS encoding ROK family protein encodes MEIFTGIDIGGSSVKFGLVESDGKLLEKKKVPVKELRASGVLSENILASIQEWIKDHPQVKEIGIGVPGMISRDRRSLVELANMPELNGLPIVELLEKANPGIAFYLENDANAAALGEYYFSGQQLPENFLLVTLGTGVGSGLIIDHKIFKGADGNGLELGHIVAGNGKSIEQNIGKVGFYAKAAELLKEHKGKSVLRDVAKIDDDVLLEAARDDDPVALKAFAYYGKYVGEALATAAYILDVKTFIIGGGVAKGYPFMQEQVLKSMQKFLTPYYLDKLDIRLAVLRNNAGILGAAALCFK; translated from the coding sequence ATGGAAATATTCACGGGCATAGACATCGGCGGAAGTAGTGTTAAATTTGGATTGGTAGAAAGTGATGGAAAATTATTAGAGAAAAAGAAAGTACCAGTCAAAGAATTACGTGCTTCAGGTGTTCTGTCTGAAAATATATTAGCATCGATCCAAGAGTGGATCAAAGATCATCCTCAGGTCAAAGAAATAGGCATTGGCGTCCCCGGAATGATTTCCCGGGATCGGCGTAGCCTGGTAGAACTGGCCAATATGCCTGAATTAAATGGCCTTCCTATTGTTGAACTACTGGAAAAAGCGAATCCTGGTATTGCATTCTATCTGGAAAATGATGCCAACGCAGCCGCACTGGGGGAGTATTATTTTTCAGGCCAGCAACTTCCCGAAAACTTCCTGCTGGTTACTCTTGGCACAGGAGTAGGTAGCGGGCTGATCATAGATCATAAGATATTCAAAGGTGCGGATGGTAATGGACTGGAGCTTGGTCATATTGTAGCAGGGAATGGAAAAAGTATAGAGCAGAATATTGGTAAAGTTGGATTTTATGCCAAAGCAGCTGAACTGCTTAAAGAACATAAAGGCAAGTCAGTGCTGCGCGATGTAGCCAAAATAGATGATGATGTATTACTGGAAGCAGCCCGTGATGATGATCCTGTTGCTCTAAAAGCATTTGCCTATTATGGCAAATATGTAGGAGAAGCATTGGCTACTGCAGCCTATATTCTGGATGTTAAAACCTTTATTATTGGAGGTGGTGTAGCCAAAGGATATCCATTCATGCAGGAACAGGTATTGAAGTCCATGCAAAAATTTCTAACTCCATACTATCTTGATAAACTGGATATCAGACTGGCAGTATTACGTAATAATGCAGGTATATTAGGTGCTGCGGCCTTGTGTTTTAAGTAG
- a CDS encoding SDR family oxidoreductase, whose amino-acid sequence MYSLLCQFPPSTYLRSGFYCIKHFCLINTFANKVVWITGASSGIGEALVYALAQQGARLVLSARRKTELDRVAQQTQLPAAHILILPLDVEQSDTFDKATQTVIQTFGRIDVLILNAGISQRSFIKDTPLAVDRRIMEINYFGIVGLAKTVLPTFVKQQSGQFIVTSSVVGYIGTPMRSSYAASKHALHGFFDSLRAEHWKDKIKVTIVCPGYIKTAISLHAIDENGEQYNKMDTNQEKGMQPDVCARHILKAVKKNKEEVYIGGKEILGIYMKRFFPTLLSRVIRKYNIKTIDS is encoded by the coding sequence TTGTATTCCCTCCTTTGCCAATTTCCTCCCTCTACTTATCTTCGATCAGGATTTTACTGTATAAAACATTTTTGTCTTATCAATACCTTCGCAAACAAAGTTGTCTGGATTACAGGAGCTTCCTCTGGAATAGGAGAAGCATTAGTATATGCACTGGCTCAGCAAGGGGCCAGACTGGTATTATCTGCCCGTCGAAAAACTGAATTGGATCGTGTAGCTCAACAAACTCAGTTACCTGCAGCACATATTCTTATATTGCCATTGGATGTAGAACAAAGTGACACCTTTGATAAAGCTACACAGACTGTTATTCAAACATTCGGAAGAATTGACGTACTGATACTCAATGCAGGTATCAGCCAACGTTCCTTTATAAAGGATACCCCTTTAGCAGTAGACAGGCGTATTATGGAAATTAACTATTTTGGTATAGTAGGACTTGCCAAAACCGTATTACCAACATTTGTCAAACAGCAAAGCGGTCAGTTCATTGTTACAAGTAGTGTAGTAGGGTATATAGGAACACCTATGCGCTCTTCCTATGCAGCATCTAAACATGCTTTGCATGGCTTCTTTGATTCTCTACGAGCTGAACACTGGAAAGACAAGATCAAAGTTACTATTGTATGTCCAGGATATATTAAAACGGCGATCTCCCTACATGCGATTGATGAAAATGGGGAGCAATACAATAAAATGGATACAAACCAGGAGAAAGGTATGCAGCCAGATGTCTGTGCCAGGCATATACTAAAGGCTGTCAAAAAGAATAAAGAAGAGGTTTATATAGGAGGCAAAGAAATCCTTGGTATCTATATGAAGCGATTTTTTCCAACGTTGCTATCAAGAGTGATTCGTAAGTACAATATCAAAACCATTGACTCATAG
- a CDS encoding 4'-phosphopantetheinyl transferase family protein: MITILYADCSSSYVSEEAYFYWLPYLSDTMQKQVLSYKIKRDAYLSLAGKVLLYKALQKEDSSHAKLSEITYTDFRRPFVPDLDMDFNIAHSEDFAIIAYTRYGKVGIDLERMIAVRPEDFKSQMSMDEWMRIENAVDQQTAFYVYWTQKEAVLKANGKGMYIPLQSFQIQTDFTYLEGDNWFLKEIQIADGYKCHLAMNQEQSVEIYNLTREIWNID; encoded by the coding sequence ATGATTACTATTTTGTATGCAGATTGTTCTTCCAGCTATGTTTCAGAAGAGGCTTATTTTTATTGGCTGCCTTATCTCTCTGATACCATGCAAAAACAAGTGTTGAGTTATAAAATAAAACGGGATGCTTATTTATCACTTGCAGGAAAAGTTCTTTTATATAAGGCGTTACAAAAAGAGGATTCTAGCCATGCCAAACTATCTGAGATAACATATACAGATTTTCGCAGACCTTTTGTGCCTGATTTAGATATGGATTTTAATATTGCTCATTCAGAAGATTTTGCCATCATTGCCTATACCCGGTATGGAAAAGTAGGAATTGATCTGGAACGAATGATTGCAGTAAGGCCTGAGGATTTCAAAAGTCAGATGAGTATGGATGAATGGATGAGAATAGAAAATGCTGTAGACCAACAAACTGCATTTTATGTATACTGGACACAAAAAGAAGCTGTGTTGAAAGCCAATGGCAAAGGGATGTATATTCCTTTACAAAGCTTTCAGATTCAAACTGATTTTACTTACCTGGAAGGAGATAACTGGTTTCTAAAGGAAATCCAGATAGCGGATGGATACAAATGTCATCTGGCAATGAATCAGGAACAATCGGTTGAAATATACAATCTGACCAGAGAAATATGGAATATAGACTAA